ACCAGTTCGAGGCCGAGTACAAGCAGTCGCAGGACTGGGAGAACAAGGCGATGCTCGCCGTGAAGGAAGGACGCGACGACCTGGCCAAGCAGGCGCTGCTGCGGCAGGCGGAGCATATGGAGCATGCGCAGACGCTCGAGGCGACCTGGCAGTCGCACGTCTTGGAGACCGAGAAGCTCAAGAACTCGCTGCGCGACCTGAACGACAAGATCCAGGAAGCGAAACGCAAGAAGAACCTCCTGCTCGCGCGCCAGCGCCGCGCGCAGGCGCAGCAGAAGATCTCCGAGACGATGTCGTCGATGTCCGAGAAGTCGGCCTTCGAGGCCTTCGCCCGGATGGAGGAGAAGATCGGGCAGAACGAGCGCATGCTGAAGGCGAGCAACGAGATCGACGAGGAGTTCAGCGGCGATCGGCTCGCGGGCGATTTCAAGCGGCTGGAGAAGGTCGCCGGCTCGGCCAACGCCGACCAGCAGCTGCTGGCGCTCAAGCAGAAGATGGGCCTGCTGCCCAGTGGGTCACCGGGCAAGCCTCGACAGCTCAATGCCGGCGAGGAAACGGTGGACGCGGAGATCGAAGAGGACAAGAAGTAAGCGAGAGGGCGCCGGAGTGATCCGGCGCCCTCTGCGTTTCCGCTGCATTAACGCTGTGGCTGGCATCGCGCCGATGATGAAGTGCCGCGCGCAGGTCGTACCCTGTCGCCTGTGCCGACCACCCCAATCCTCGAGATGCACGCGGTCACGCGTCGCTGGCGCCCCTCTCCCCTGGGTGGCAGTGACGAGCGCCTCGCGCTCGCGCCGCTGTCATTGGAACTGAAGAGCGGCGAGCTGATGGCCGTCGTCGGCGC
This window of the Gemmatimonadaceae bacterium genome carries:
- a CDS encoding PspA/IM30 family protein; protein product: MGIFDRLATLLKSNINDLISRAENPEKMLDQIVVDMQNQLARAKQQVAAAIADEKRLKDQFEAEYKQSQDWENKAMLAVKEGRDDLAKQALLRQAEHMEHAQTLEATWQSHVLETEKLKNSLRDLNDKIQEAKRKKNLLLARQRRAQAQQKISETMSSMSEKSAFEAFARMEEKIGQNERMLKASNEIDEEFSGDRLAGDFKRLEKVAGSANADQQLLALKQKMGLLPSGSPGKPRQLNAGEETVDAEIEEDKK